One genomic region from Jiangella sp. DSM 45060 encodes:
- a CDS encoding alpha-ketoacid dehydrogenase subunit beta, whose amino-acid sequence MAVMSYRQALHDTLRAEMLRDPDVFLMGEEIGRFEGSYKITAGLLDEFGVKRVRDTPIAEEGFTGAAVGAAMLGLRPVVEIMTINFSLLALDQIVNHAAKIYGMFGGQRSVPMVIRTPGGGGQQLAATHSQNVELFYAFTPGLKVVAPSSPADAKALLLASIRDNDPVLFLENLALYNTKGEVPDGDEPAEIGRAAVTREGTDITLVAYSRMAHVALQVAEKLASEEGISAEVVDLRSLRPLDRPTIIESVKKTSCAVVLEDDWLTYGIGAEVAASISDGAFDYLDAPVRRVAMAEVPLPYAKSLELAALPSANDVVTVVHQTLDAVGRRSVGAH is encoded by the coding sequence ATGGCCGTCATGAGTTACCGCCAGGCGCTGCACGACACCCTGCGCGCCGAGATGCTCCGCGACCCCGATGTCTTCCTGATGGGCGAGGAGATCGGCCGGTTCGAGGGGTCGTACAAGATCACCGCCGGCCTGCTCGACGAGTTCGGGGTGAAGCGGGTCCGCGACACCCCCATCGCCGAAGAGGGCTTCACCGGCGCCGCCGTCGGCGCGGCCATGCTCGGCCTGCGTCCGGTCGTCGAGATCATGACGATCAACTTCTCGCTGCTCGCGCTGGACCAGATCGTCAACCACGCGGCGAAGATCTACGGCATGTTCGGCGGCCAGCGGTCGGTGCCCATGGTCATCCGCACCCCCGGTGGCGGCGGCCAGCAGCTCGCGGCCACGCACTCGCAGAACGTCGAGCTGTTCTACGCGTTCACGCCCGGCCTCAAGGTCGTGGCGCCGTCGTCGCCGGCCGACGCCAAGGCGCTGCTGCTCGCGTCCATCCGCGACAACGACCCGGTGCTGTTCCTCGAGAACCTCGCGCTCTACAACACCAAGGGCGAGGTCCCCGACGGCGACGAGCCGGCCGAGATCGGGCGGGCTGCCGTCACCCGCGAGGGCACCGACATCACGCTGGTCGCCTACTCGCGCATGGCGCACGTCGCGCTGCAGGTCGCCGAGAAGCTGGCGTCCGAGGAGGGCATCTCGGCCGAGGTGGTCGACCTGCGCAGCCTCCGGCCGCTCGACCGGCCCACCATCATCGAGTCGGTCAAGAAGACGTCCTGCGCCGTGGTGCTCGAGGACGACTGGCTGACGTACGGCATCGGCGCCGAGGTGGCGGCGTCGATCTCCGACGGCGCCTTCGACTATCTGGACGCCCCGGTGCGGCGCGTGGCCATGGCCGAGGTGCCGCTGCCGTACGCGAAGTCGTTGGAGCTGGCGGCGCTGCCGTCGGCGAACGACGTCGTCACCGTCGTCCACCAGACCCTCGACGCCGTCGGCCGCCGGTCCGTCGGCGCGCACTGA
- the pdhA gene encoding pyruvate dehydrogenase (acetyl-transferring) E1 component subunit alpha, which produces MATTSRKRPARSAKNPEELLGYYRQMLLVRRFEERTAQAYTEAKIGGYCHLNLGEEATVVGLMAAIEERDYLFTNYRDHGYALIRGMDPDRVMAELYGRQDGVSKGWGGSMHLFDTDVRQLGGYGIVGGQLPLAAGAALAVSYRDGDEVVMCQMGDGTTNIGAFHETLNIATLWDLPIVFVVVNNHLGMGTTVEMASAEPELYKRASSYRMESARVDGNDVIAVRDAAKVAVERARKEQKPYLLETVSGRLRGHSVVDPAAYRSKDEVEAVRAQDPVAGLHDRLVADKVADADHLAEIDADVQRIVKAAVEFADKSPAPEVSSLFDHTYASPVPNDSRRLPADPLFPVGA; this is translated from the coding sequence GTGGCGACCACCAGTCGCAAGCGTCCGGCGCGCTCGGCGAAGAACCCCGAGGAGCTGCTCGGCTACTACCGGCAGATGCTCCTGGTGCGCCGGTTCGAGGAGCGCACCGCGCAGGCGTACACCGAGGCCAAGATCGGTGGCTACTGCCACCTCAACCTCGGCGAAGAGGCCACCGTCGTCGGCCTGATGGCGGCGATCGAAGAGCGCGACTACCTCTTCACGAACTACCGCGATCACGGCTACGCGCTGATCCGCGGCATGGACCCCGACCGCGTCATGGCCGAGCTGTACGGCCGGCAGGACGGCGTCAGCAAGGGCTGGGGCGGCTCCATGCACCTGTTCGACACCGACGTGCGCCAGCTCGGCGGCTACGGCATCGTCGGCGGGCAGCTGCCGCTGGCGGCCGGCGCCGCGCTCGCGGTCTCGTACCGCGACGGCGACGAGGTCGTCATGTGCCAGATGGGCGACGGCACCACGAACATCGGCGCGTTCCACGAGACGCTGAACATCGCGACGCTCTGGGACCTCCCCATCGTGTTCGTCGTCGTCAACAACCACCTCGGCATGGGCACGACGGTCGAGATGGCCTCGGCCGAGCCCGAGCTGTACAAGCGGGCGTCGTCGTACCGCATGGAGTCCGCGCGGGTCGACGGCAACGACGTCATCGCCGTCCGCGACGCCGCGAAGGTCGCCGTCGAGCGGGCCCGCAAGGAGCAGAAGCCGTACCTGCTCGAGACCGTGAGCGGGCGGCTGCGCGGCCACTCCGTCGTCGACCCCGCCGCGTACCGCAGCAAGGACGAGGTCGAGGCGGTCCGCGCCCAGGACCCCGTCGCCGGCCTGCACGACCGCCTCGTCGCCGACAAGGTCGCCGACGCCGACCACCTGGCCGAGATCGACGCCGACGTCCAGCGCATCGTCAAGGCCGCCGTCGAGTTCGCCGACAAGAGCCCGGCGCCCGAGGTGTCGTCGCTGTTCGACCACACCTACGCCAGCCCGGTGCCGAACGACTCGCGCCGCCTCCCCGCTGACCCGCTGTTCCCGGTAGGAGCCTGA
- a CDS encoding TetR/AcrR family transcriptional regulator codes for MTGRGATTTPRGRPRDVDRAGRRDALLETAMRLFLAHGYGGTTIEMIAAEARVAKRTVYTTVGDKADLFVAVVRRLGDRVVNTVAPDAGDQVGDLHAFGVRLVRLMLSDEAIGLHRLVTGEAAKFPELAARHYANGPRRYIGVLSAMLAALPPERIAVRSDDHEELAEQLFTLLMGEPHRRRMFGMDPAPSAAAAAEHVTRTLKLVLTS; via the coding sequence GTGACTGGACGGGGGGCGACCACGACGCCGCGCGGCCGGCCACGCGATGTCGATCGCGCGGGCCGGCGCGACGCGCTGCTCGAGACCGCCATGCGGCTGTTCCTCGCACACGGCTACGGCGGCACGACCATCGAGATGATCGCCGCCGAGGCGCGGGTGGCCAAGCGCACCGTCTACACCACCGTCGGCGACAAGGCCGACCTGTTCGTCGCCGTGGTGCGCCGCCTCGGCGACCGCGTCGTCAACACCGTCGCGCCCGACGCCGGCGACCAGGTGGGCGACCTCCACGCGTTCGGCGTGCGGCTGGTCCGGCTGATGCTCTCCGACGAGGCGATCGGGCTGCACCGGCTGGTCACCGGCGAGGCGGCGAAGTTCCCCGAGCTGGCCGCGCGGCACTACGCGAACGGGCCGCGCCGCTACATCGGGGTGCTGTCCGCGATGCTGGCGGCGCTGCCACCCGAGCGCATCGCCGTCCGTTCCGACGACCACGAGGAGCTGGCCGAGCAGCTGTTCACGCTGCTCATGGGCGAGCCACACCGCCGGCGCATGTTCGGCATGGACCCCGCGCCGTCCGCGGCGGCCGCCGCCGAGCACGTCACCCGCACGTTGAAACTCGTGCTGACCTCGTGA
- a CDS encoding AfsR/SARP family transcriptional regulator translates to MGRARLEVALLGPVEVHRDGVTIPVPPGRPTVILAALAARPGSVVPVDALAGWLWPDDEPVHPRAAIQTHVARLRAALGDGFVQAAGDGYRLDLPPEAVDVSRFRELVAAGRDAEAATELTLLREALALWRGDPLAGLNPDDLEKATAPLLVEELLSATERMNELRLRLDRTDEEFVPSLRRLVAAHPWRERLWAQLMLALYRQGRQGDALAAYHEVVTVLRDELGIDPGPELTDLHRRILDTDPTLLAAAPGTATGSGPAASGATAPVVRPPVQLPRSTAQFVGREHEIDLLTAVLSENRSWARLGLISGPGGSGKTTLALHVGHALREAHPDGQLFAELRGSTVPADPAEVLAEFLRALATPEEEIPATLDERAALFRSACAHRRLLVVLDDARDAAQLTPLLPGAGGCSVLVTSRPQLSMIPADVQIDLALFSDEDAYALLESMVGPTRLAAEPDATALVVSACKGSPLALRIAGGRLVTRPAWPIDHFAERLLTSRLDELEMGDLSVRSMLTASVQGLDPAVAFRFRLLAAVPGPTVDVETAAATWDVAADDARGVLEHLVDVRLIDSAAPDEYRWHDLVDDHLRAVADSHRVIAARRRLVRYYLRCLHNLWPVLRPGSDGVEPGPWFPHEVAGRSFADRAEIHAWLHPHTALMTSLGLAGLHADQQDVVDESAALLLALARARYECCREAHTEDLSRAVLDVPAKLGDPVLTARAWHALALSLGAQSRRQEALEAGARGLAVRRELGDRYGEVIMLHNMAVWHELDGRYDEAAELFERCAEADDVLSPEVRRRCRRNLAHVQISRGRFDDARRHLELTGADLGDEPGVELFDQLVALAHLALETGAADDAVAGFQRAVTVAVELGSVPLQATGLVKEANALRRAGGDGAGPAARAAALAREGHLTDVEAEALTELGHSRAGAGDAEVAQTHWAAALRIFESLGSPRAKELRDLVAERP, encoded by the coding sequence GTGGGCCGGGCGCGGCTTGAGGTCGCACTGCTGGGTCCGGTCGAGGTGCACCGCGACGGGGTCACGATCCCGGTGCCACCCGGCCGGCCTACTGTCATCCTCGCAGCTCTCGCCGCACGTCCGGGCTCCGTCGTCCCCGTCGACGCCCTCGCCGGCTGGCTCTGGCCCGACGACGAGCCGGTGCACCCGCGGGCGGCCATCCAGACCCACGTCGCGCGGCTGCGAGCGGCCCTCGGCGACGGCTTCGTCCAGGCCGCCGGCGACGGCTACCGCCTCGACCTCCCGCCCGAGGCCGTCGACGTCAGCCGGTTCCGCGAGCTGGTCGCGGCCGGGCGCGACGCCGAGGCGGCCACCGAGCTGACGCTGCTGCGTGAGGCGCTGGCGCTCTGGCGCGGCGACCCGCTGGCCGGGCTCAACCCCGACGACCTCGAGAAGGCGACCGCGCCGCTGCTGGTCGAGGAGCTGCTGTCGGCGACGGAGCGGATGAACGAGCTGCGGCTGCGGCTCGACCGCACCGACGAGGAGTTCGTGCCGTCGCTGCGCCGCTTGGTCGCGGCGCACCCGTGGCGGGAACGGCTCTGGGCGCAGCTCATGCTGGCGCTCTACCGCCAGGGCCGGCAGGGCGACGCGCTCGCGGCGTACCACGAGGTCGTCACGGTGCTTCGGGACGAACTGGGCATCGATCCCGGTCCCGAGCTGACCGACCTGCACCGGCGCATCCTCGACACCGACCCGACGCTGCTGGCGGCGGCGCCCGGCACGGCGACCGGGTCCGGTCCCGCGGCGTCCGGTGCGACGGCGCCCGTGGTGCGCCCGCCGGTGCAGCTGCCCCGGTCGACGGCGCAGTTCGTCGGCCGCGAGCACGAGATCGACCTGCTCACGGCCGTGCTGTCGGAAAACCGGTCGTGGGCCCGGCTGGGACTGATCTCGGGGCCGGGCGGGTCGGGGAAGACCACGCTGGCCCTGCACGTCGGGCACGCGCTGCGCGAGGCGCACCCCGACGGCCAGCTGTTCGCGGAGCTGCGCGGGTCCACCGTTCCCGCCGACCCCGCCGAGGTGCTGGCTGAGTTCCTGCGCGCGCTGGCCACGCCCGAGGAGGAGATCCCGGCGACACTGGACGAGCGGGCCGCGCTGTTCCGCTCCGCCTGCGCGCACCGCCGGCTGCTGGTGGTGCTCGACGACGCCCGCGATGCCGCCCAGCTGACGCCGCTGCTGCCCGGCGCCGGCGGCTGCAGTGTGCTGGTGACCAGCCGGCCGCAGCTGAGCATGATCCCGGCCGACGTGCAGATCGACCTCGCGCTGTTCTCCGACGAGGACGCCTACGCGCTGCTCGAGTCGATGGTCGGCCCCACCCGGCTGGCCGCCGAGCCCGACGCGACGGCGCTTGTCGTCAGCGCCTGCAAGGGGTCGCCGCTGGCGCTGCGCATCGCCGGCGGGCGGCTGGTCACCCGGCCGGCGTGGCCGATCGACCACTTCGCCGAGCGGCTGCTGACCAGCCGGCTGGACGAGCTCGAGATGGGCGACCTCAGCGTGCGGTCCATGCTGACGGCGTCCGTGCAGGGCCTCGACCCCGCCGTCGCGTTCCGGTTCCGGCTGCTCGCGGCCGTGCCCGGTCCCACCGTCGACGTCGAGACCGCGGCCGCCACCTGGGACGTCGCCGCCGACGACGCCCGCGGCGTGCTCGAGCACCTGGTCGACGTCCGGCTGATCGACTCCGCCGCGCCCGACGAGTACCGCTGGCACGACCTCGTCGACGACCACCTGCGCGCCGTCGCCGACTCCCACCGCGTCATCGCGGCCCGCCGCCGCCTCGTCCGCTACTACCTGCGCTGCCTGCACAACCTGTGGCCGGTGCTGCGGCCGGGCAGCGACGGCGTCGAGCCCGGGCCGTGGTTCCCGCACGAGGTGGCGGGTCGCTCGTTCGCCGACCGCGCCGAGATCCACGCCTGGCTGCACCCGCACACCGCGCTGATGACGTCGCTGGGCCTGGCCGGCCTGCACGCCGACCAGCAGGACGTCGTCGACGAGTCGGCCGCGCTGCTGCTGGCGCTGGCCCGGGCGCGGTACGAGTGCTGCCGCGAGGCGCACACCGAGGACCTCTCGCGGGCCGTGCTGGACGTCCCGGCCAAGCTCGGCGACCCGGTGCTGACGGCGCGCGCCTGGCACGCGCTGGCGCTGTCGCTCGGCGCGCAGAGCCGCCGGCAGGAGGCGCTGGAGGCCGGCGCCCGCGGTCTGGCCGTCCGCCGAGAGCTCGGCGACCGGTACGGCGAAGTGATCATGCTGCACAACATGGCCGTCTGGCACGAGCTCGACGGCCGCTACGACGAGGCGGCCGAGCTGTTCGAGCGGTGCGCCGAGGCCGACGACGTCCTGTCCCCGGAGGTCCGGCGGCGCTGCCGGCGTAACCTCGCCCACGTGCAGATCAGCCGGGGCCGCTTCGACGACGCCCGGCGCCACCTCGAGCTGACCGGCGCCGACCTCGGCGACGAGCCCGGCGTCGAGCTGTTCGACCAGCTGGTGGCGCTCGCGCATCTCGCGCTCGAGACCGGCGCCGCCGACGACGCCGTGGCCGGCTTCCAGCGCGCCGTCACGGTCGCCGTCGAGCTGGGCTCGGTGCCGCTGCAGGCCACCGGCCTGGTCAAGGAGGCCAACGCGCTGCGCCGGGCCGGGGGCGACGGCGCCGGACCGGCCGCCCGGGCGGCGGCGCTGGCCCGCGAGGGCCACCTCACCGACGTCGAGGCCGAGGCGCTGACCGAGCTGGGCCACAGCCGGGCCGGCGCCGGCGACGCCGAGGTCGCCCAGACCCACTGGGCCGCGGCGCTGCGGATCTTCGAGTCGCTCGGCTCGCCGCGCGCCAAGGAGCTGCGCGACCTGGTGGCGGAGCGGCCGTGA
- a CDS encoding BTAD domain-containing putative transcriptional regulator — protein sequence MTHTRDLEAGPHGGPGEVAEPGALDIRLLGAVEVRRDGQPVPVPSGRPAVVLAALALRPGGVVSHGTLARLLWPDAQPEHPRAALQTHVTRVRAVLGRTAVESTGDGYRLELARDVVDVTRLRGLSAAARALDDLPGRLALLDQALLLWRGNPLAGLWPDVLTRQTAPSLLDEVLSVAERAHELRLALHGPDDGVIRELRALVTAYPERERAAGQLMIALYREGRQGDALGVFHGTVQALRAAGRRPGPELAALHARLLTGDDLAAPDDARGPATAPSAPSAPSAAPAPAPVAVPAGPGTRPAQLPSRPPSFVGRAAEVATLTAALCDDAAPVGRCRTVVVSGPGGTGKTTLALRVAHEVLDRYPDGQLFADLRTSSDAAALGTDALAGLLRALGVGGPDLPPCPQERAELFRRLCTGRRLLVLMDDADPDTVGSLLPAESGCAVIVTSRRRIPDLPADARADLGMFSEPEARELLASVVGADRLAAEPGATTAVLDRCAGSPLAVRIAAGRLATRPAWPIEHFAGRLSDGDRLGELRAGGLAVRAMLDATYVSLQPVQAQRYRLLAALTGAGIEAETAAVVWEVDVDEARRLLERLADIRLLEPAPGGGYGWHDLVDDHIRAVADPVAAEAARHRLLGYLLLTLRNARLRLRPSDSVPGVPEPPGDCPPGRQFADRCEIHAWLHPRRTQLVALARAELAAGEYPAVDHAAGLLVLLDAVARECCDSGDDEEAARTVLAAATPPSHPGITAAAWTNLTLTLAAQHRLDEAVAAADHAVRLRRELGDRYGELIMFENQACIHVEAGRYQDAVDVIAACVADREFLSAQVRARCLRTRARAYAGLGRCADAHADLAAADSVETPAPVSYDAHYAAAVTTAVHRAAGDRDAALRSCRQAVDIAVALGSTWMRALSLLDTARTLRHFGADGHQAAADAVAVAVENRHVRLAAEARAELTLAGAGR from the coding sequence GTGACCCACACCCGTGACCTCGAGGCCGGGCCGCACGGCGGACCGGGCGAGGTCGCGGAACCCGGAGCCCTGGACATCCGGCTGCTCGGCGCGGTCGAGGTGCGCCGCGACGGCCAGCCGGTGCCGGTGCCGTCCGGGCGGCCGGCGGTGGTGCTCGCCGCGCTGGCGCTGCGTCCTGGCGGGGTCGTCTCGCACGGCACGCTGGCCCGGCTGCTCTGGCCCGACGCGCAGCCCGAGCATCCGCGGGCCGCGCTGCAGACGCATGTCACCCGGGTGCGGGCGGTGCTCGGCCGCACCGCGGTCGAGTCCACCGGCGACGGCTACCGCCTCGAGCTGGCGCGCGACGTCGTCGACGTGACGCGGCTGCGTGGCCTGTCCGCGGCGGCCCGCGCCCTCGACGACCTCCCCGGGCGGCTGGCGCTGCTGGACCAGGCGCTGCTGCTGTGGCGGGGCAACCCGCTGGCCGGACTCTGGCCCGACGTCCTGACCCGCCAGACGGCGCCGTCGCTGCTGGACGAGGTGCTGTCGGTGGCCGAGCGGGCGCACGAGCTCCGGCTGGCGCTGCATGGTCCCGACGACGGCGTGATCCGCGAGCTGCGGGCACTGGTGACGGCGTACCCGGAGCGCGAGCGCGCCGCCGGCCAGCTGATGATCGCGTTGTACCGCGAGGGCCGTCAGGGCGACGCGCTCGGCGTCTTCCACGGCACCGTCCAGGCGCTGCGTGCCGCCGGACGCCGTCCCGGCCCGGAGCTGGCCGCGCTGCACGCCCGGTTGCTGACCGGCGACGACCTCGCCGCACCCGACGACGCCCGCGGCCCCGCCACGGCGCCATCCGCGCCGTCCGCGCCGTCCGCCGCGCCGGCGCCGGCGCCCGTCGCCGTGCCCGCCGGACCGGGCACCCGGCCCGCCCAGCTGCCGTCCCGGCCGCCGTCCTTCGTGGGCCGCGCCGCGGAGGTCGCCACGCTCACCGCCGCCCTGTGCGACGACGCCGCGCCCGTGGGCCGGTGCCGGACGGTGGTCGTGTCCGGCCCCGGCGGCACCGGCAAGACGACACTGGCGCTGCGCGTGGCGCACGAGGTGCTCGACCGCTACCCCGACGGCCAGCTCTTCGCCGACCTCCGCACCAGCAGCGACGCCGCCGCCCTCGGCACCGACGCGCTGGCCGGGTTGCTGCGTGCGCTCGGCGTCGGCGGACCGGACCTGCCGCCGTGCCCGCAGGAGCGCGCGGAGCTGTTCCGGCGCCTGTGCACCGGCCGCCGGCTGCTGGTGCTCATGGACGACGCCGACCCCGACACCGTCGGCTCGCTGCTGCCGGCGGAGTCGGGGTGCGCCGTCATCGTCACCAGCCGGCGCCGGATCCCGGACCTCCCCGCCGACGCGCGGGCCGACCTCGGCATGTTCTCCGAGCCGGAGGCGCGCGAGCTGCTGGCGTCCGTCGTCGGCGCGGACCGCCTGGCCGCCGAGCCCGGCGCCACGACCGCCGTCCTGGACCGGTGCGCGGGGTCGCCGCTGGCCGTCCGCATCGCGGCGGGGCGGCTGGCCACCCGGCCCGCGTGGCCGATCGAGCACTTCGCCGGGCGGCTGAGCGACGGCGACCGCCTCGGCGAGCTGCGGGCCGGCGGGCTGGCCGTCCGCGCGATGCTCGACGCCACCTACGTCAGCCTGCAGCCCGTTCAGGCGCAGCGGTACCGGCTGCTCGCGGCGCTGACCGGCGCCGGCATCGAGGCCGAGACCGCCGCCGTCGTCTGGGAGGTCGACGTCGACGAGGCGCGGCGGCTCCTGGAGCGGCTGGCCGACATCCGGCTGCTCGAACCCGCACCCGGCGGCGGCTACGGCTGGCACGACCTCGTCGACGACCACATCCGCGCCGTGGCCGACCCGGTCGCGGCCGAGGCCGCCCGGCATCGGCTGCTCGGGTACCTGCTGCTGACCCTGCGCAACGCGCGGCTGCGGCTGCGTCCCTCCGACAGCGTCCCCGGCGTGCCGGAGCCGCCGGGCGACTGCCCGCCCGGACGTCAGTTCGCCGACCGGTGCGAGATCCACGCCTGGCTGCATCCACGCCGCACCCAGCTGGTCGCGCTGGCCCGGGCCGAGCTGGCCGCCGGCGAGTACCCGGCGGTCGACCACGCCGCCGGGCTGCTGGTCCTGCTCGACGCGGTCGCGCGCGAGTGCTGCGACAGCGGCGACGACGAGGAGGCGGCGCGGACGGTGCTCGCCGCGGCCACGCCGCCGTCGCACCCCGGCATCACCGCCGCCGCGTGGACGAACCTCACGCTGACCCTGGCGGCGCAGCACCGGCTGGACGAGGCGGTCGCGGCGGCCGACCACGCCGTCCGGCTCCGCCGCGAGCTGGGCGACCGGTACGGCGAGCTGATCATGTTCGAGAACCAGGCCTGCATCCACGTCGAGGCGGGCCGCTACCAGGACGCCGTCGACGTCATCGCCGCCTGCGTGGCCGACCGCGAGTTCCTGTCGGCCCAGGTCCGGGCCCGCTGCCTGCGCACCCGCGCCCGGGCGTACGCCGGACTCGGCCGGTGCGCCGACGCCCATGCCGACCTCGCCGCCGCCGACTCCGTCGAGACGCCCGCTCCGGTGTCGTACGACGCGCACTACGCCGCGGCCGTGACGACGGCGGTGCACCGGGCCGCCGGCGACCGCGACGCGGCGCTGCGCTCGTGCCGTCAGGCGGTCGACATCGCCGTCGCGCTCGGCTCGACGTGGATGCGGGCACTGTCGCTCCTGGACACCGCGCGGACGCTGCGCCACTTCGGCGCCGACGGGCACCAGGCCGCCGCCGACGCCGTCGCGGTCGCCGTCGAGAACCGGCACGTACGGCTGGCCGCGGAGGCCCGGGCGGAACTGACGCTGGCCGGCGCCGGGCGCTGA
- a CDS encoding Ig-like domain-containing protein, producing MLVASAVVGGGVFASSTVAQADEQIPVTVPTFAADDFIELAAQLPATLREAIERDLGVAPEQYLANAERARAASDAATVLRDRGVDVLGASIDGQTVTINVGSDSDAAAVEATGAQVVVGPLDALNTEREVQPARDHKGGYGYAYQISEPDETGAFDLSRCSVGFSGYDPDGNSRYLTAGHCGVDEATGEQFTYPVHHIELDGPIWATEEWAAEFPGPDLGEFVPGSFHYGDEHDGGLVDITNPDWTAVPQVAGWGGGSGAPDDASVTIRGPIDAVAGAQACKSGATSGWTCGEVLVPVQSTPVGEQNVTGFIFNACMLGGDSGGSIVVGNYALGVNSGSTHDGRTDCDSWNPAQEPNSDGDFSIGYSLATGQYNALTLLGSDWELAVAVATPVVTSPEDGAETGPRPAFTGTVEGARSTHKVSVVVDGETTYEGRVNDDGTFSVAVTDDLAPGEHTYEVTASYGNFSQSETVEGTFTSTEVQAEALTVASPTDGQTTGNARPSFTGTGQPGATVTLTVGDQSYGEATVGDDGAWTIEPSADLPVGERFDATVTQSFEGDTQSVTVAGLGISVPAVTIAEPEDGATVTGDVTFNGTVYPGAELTLAIEGTVTQSSERVQTAADEWAGELEIGEDGAWTFTPDEALENGEYTLTASAAVEGGDPELTASETSVSFTVAAGDDEGDEDGDELPDTGSSNVWMIVVGVALLALGGAAIAIRARRNGSTA from the coding sequence GTGCTCGTGGCCTCGGCCGTGGTGGGTGGTGGCGTCTTCGCCTCCAGCACCGTGGCCCAGGCCGACGAACAGATCCCGGTGACCGTCCCGACCTTCGCCGCCGACGACTTCATCGAGCTGGCGGCGCAGCTGCCGGCCACTTTGCGAGAGGCGATCGAGCGCGACCTCGGCGTCGCTCCCGAGCAGTACCTGGCCAACGCCGAGCGGGCCCGCGCCGCGTCCGACGCGGCCACCGTGCTGCGCGACCGCGGCGTCGACGTTCTCGGCGCCTCGATCGACGGCCAGACCGTCACCATCAATGTCGGCAGCGACTCCGACGCCGCTGCCGTCGAGGCCACCGGCGCCCAGGTCGTCGTCGGCCCGCTGGACGCTCTGAACACCGAGCGTGAGGTCCAGCCGGCCCGCGACCACAAGGGCGGCTACGGCTACGCGTACCAGATCAGCGAGCCCGACGAGACCGGCGCGTTCGACCTCAGCCGCTGCTCCGTCGGGTTCAGCGGCTACGACCCCGACGGCAACTCGCGGTACCTCACCGCGGGTCACTGCGGCGTCGACGAAGCCACCGGCGAGCAGTTCACCTACCCGGTGCACCACATCGAGCTCGACGGCCCGATCTGGGCCACCGAGGAATGGGCGGCGGAGTTCCCCGGCCCCGACCTCGGCGAGTTCGTGCCGGGCTCGTTCCACTACGGCGACGAGCACGACGGTGGTCTGGTCGACATCACCAACCCCGACTGGACCGCGGTCCCGCAGGTCGCGGGCTGGGGCGGCGGCTCGGGCGCGCCCGACGACGCCTCCGTCACGATCCGTGGCCCGATCGACGCCGTCGCCGGCGCCCAGGCCTGCAAGTCCGGCGCCACCTCGGGCTGGACCTGCGGCGAGGTGCTGGTCCCGGTGCAGAGCACGCCGGTCGGTGAGCAGAACGTCACCGGCTTCATCTTCAACGCCTGCATGCTGGGCGGCGACAGCGGCGGCTCGATCGTCGTCGGCAACTACGCTCTGGGTGTCAACTCCGGTTCGACCCACGACGGTCGCACCGACTGCGACAGCTGGAACCCGGCGCAGGAGCCCAACAGCGACGGCGACTTCAGCATCGGCTACTCGCTGGCCACCGGCCAGTACAACGCGCTGACGCTGCTGGGTAGCGACTGGGAGCTGGCGGTCGCCGTCGCGACCCCGGTCGTCACCTCGCCCGAGGACGGCGCCGAGACCGGCCCGCGGCCGGCCTTCACCGGCACCGTCGAGGGCGCCCGCTCGACCCACAAGGTCAGCGTGGTCGTCGACGGCGAGACCACCTACGAGGGTCGCGTCAACGACGACGGCACGTTCTCCGTCGCCGTCACCGACGACCTCGCGCCGGGTGAGCACACCTACGAGGTCACCGCCTCGTATGGCAACTTCTCCCAGTCCGAGACCGTCGAGGGCACCTTCACCTCCACCGAGGTGCAGGCCGAGGCGCTCACGGTCGCGTCGCCCACCGACGGCCAGACCACCGGCAACGCCCGGCCGAGCTTCACCGGCACCGGCCAGCCCGGCGCCACGGTCACCCTGACCGTCGGCGACCAGAGCTACGGCGAGGCCACCGTCGGCGACGACGGCGCCTGGACCATCGAGCCGTCGGCGGACCTGCCGGTCGGCGAGCGGTTCGACGCCACTGTCACGCAGTCCTTCGAGGGCGACACCCAGTCCGTCACGGTGGCCGGCCTCGGCATCTCCGTGCCGGCGGTCACCATCGCCGAGCCGGAGGACGGCGCCACCGTCACCGGCGACGTCACGTTCAACGGCACCGTGTACCCGGGTGCCGAGCTGACGCTGGCCATCGAGGGCACCGTCACCCAGTCGTCCGAACGGGTCCAGACCGCCGCCGACGAGTGGGCCGGCGAGCTCGAGATCGGCGAGGACGGCGCCTGGACGTTCACCCCCGACGAGGCGCTGGAGAACGGCGAGTACACGCTCACCGCCTCCGCGGCCGTCGAGGGCGGCGACCCCGAGCTCACCGCGTCCGAGACCTCGGTCTCCTTCACCGTCGCAGCCGGCGACGACGAGGGCGACGAGGACGGCGACGAGCTCCCCGACACCGGTTCGTCCAACGTCTGGATGATCGTGGTCGGCGTCGCGCTGCTCGCCCTGGGCGGCGCCGCGATCGCGATCCGCGCCCGGCGCAACGGCAGCACCGCCTGA